GGCTTCTGTCTCCTTTCGTTCGGTGATATCGCGGCCCACCCCGGTAATCCCGATGACCCGACCCTGCAAATCCGCGAAGGGCGCTCCATTCCAATGGTAGAGCAGGGCACGTCCGTCCTTTGTCAGGAGGTGGCCTTCCAACTCCGCATATCCGGCCTCAAAAGCCCGCTGGATAGCCGCGCTGGTCTGTTCAGCCTCTGCGGAGGGCACCATCTCGAGGGCCGGCTTTCCCAACAACTCGTCACGCGTGTACCCGGTGACCGTTTCCAATCGAAGATTCCATTTGCTGAGACGCCCATCCAAATCCAACACGAAGATCACATCGGGGACCGTTTCCATGATGGTCTGCAGATTCCCCAGCGCCTCCGCCCGCTCTCGCTCCACCCGCTTGCGCTCAGTGATGTCGGTGATGGTTCCGACCATGCGCAACGGGTGTCCCTGCTCATCCCTGGCCACGACCTTGCCGCGATCAAGATACCATCGGTATTCGCCGGACTTGTGGTGTAGCCGCACTTCGAGTTCCTTCAGGGGTGTGCGGCCGTCCAGATGCGCCTGCAAGACCTCCCTTATGCGCGGGAGATCATCCGGGTGTAGAATCGAATAGAAGAACGCTGCCGATCCGGTGACTTCCTCCGGCACATAACCCAGAAGCCTGATCCACTGCGGACTGAAATAGACGACATCCGTCAGCATGTTCCAGTCCCACATCCCTTCGTTGATCGCTTCGATGGTGATGTGAAACCGTTCCTCACTCGCCCGCAAGGCCGTCTCGGCCAGCTTGCGTTCGGTGAGATCAGTATGCGACCCGAGGAGCCGGACCCTCCTCCCGTCTGGTTCCTCGACAAACGAGGCCCGTGCGGAGATCCAACAGTAGGAACCGTCCTTCCGGCGCATGCGAAACTCTTGCTCATAGGGGCCGATTGGATTGTTGCGGTAGGTCTGCACATAGGCCAGAGCCCGGTCGTGGTCGTCAGGGTGCAGCCGCGACTCCCATTCCTCGAAACGACCGGCGATTTCCTGGCTTGTATAGCCGAGCTGCTGCGCCCATTCGTCCGAAAAAAACACTTCATTGGTTTCCGTATTCCAATCCCAGAGTCCCGTGCCGGACGCCCGAAGCGCCTGCCGGAGTTTCTCCTGGGTATGCGCCAGGGCCTGCTCCGCCTGTTTCCGCTCGGTGATATCCCGCACAAATACGCAATGACATTCCACCTGGTTGTACTGAATGAGCATCACGCTCACTTCGATCGGAATGAGCCGGCCGTCCTTGGCCCGGTGCAAACTCTCGAAAGAGTCTCTGCCCCGTCGCCGCATGTCCGTCCAAAAGGACGACCATCGGTCGGCCTGAAATTCCGGATTGATGTCGTGGACCGTCATCCGGCGAAACTCGTCTTTCGTATAGCCCAGCATGTCGCAGGCGGCGTCGTTCACGTCCAGCAGCTCCGCACCGGCCCCCACCCAGTAAATCGCCTCTGTGGCATGATCGATCGTGTACTTGGCGAGGTACAACGCCTCTTTGGTCCGTTTGCGTTCGGTGATGTCTTGCACCATCGCCAGCGTATGCCGCACGCGACCTGCGGCATCCCGAATGACCGAGAGCCCCACTTGCGCCCAGACGATCTCTCCATCCTTTCTGATGTATCGCTTCTCAAAGACATCGCCCTCGGCGGTCCCTTCCACCAGGTTCTTGATTCGTTCAAGATTCTGCCCCAGGTCATCGGGATGCGTGAGCGATTGAAACGTGCGGCTCAACAGCTCCTCTTCCGAATAGCCCAGGATCGTACAGAGCCGCTGATTGACTTCCTCAATACGGCCACTCAGATCGGCGATCGACATCCCGACCGTCGCGTTCCGATACGCGGCACGGAACCGCTCTTCGCTCTTCCTGAGCTGCCGCTCGGCGAGATGCCGCCCCAACTCACTGCCGGCGCGACCGGCAGCCATACGCAGCAGCGACTCTGCCCTCCTCGGATCCATCAACGGCGTCCTGGCAAGCATGGCAATCCAGCCGATGGGCTCACCGGTCGGCGAAGGAAGCGTCAGGGCCATGTATGACTCGATGGAGAGCTGTCGAAGCAGGTCATCCTGCGGAAACGAAGCTTGTACGGCGCCCGGATAGTGGCAGAAGCCCTCTCTCAGTACATGCTCGCAGGGGGTCCCGGCGAGATTATATTCCAAGGTTTCCAGCGGCCCATCCGGCCCGTAGCCGGCGACGGTTTTGGCGCGCCGTCCCGGAAGGGGACGAATACAGAAGGCGTATGCCGCGCCGATCGAGTGCGCCAGCGTTTTGACGAGCTCCTGGAGAAAGTCCAGCCCGGTAGACCGGCTACTCCCTACCATGAGGTGAAACATCTCCTCGTCTTGTACAGGCTTCTCACCGAAGGTCGGGTGCTCACCCCGCAGCATCCGGAGTTCCAACAGCGCCGCAGCCTGCCGGGCCAATCGTTGCAGGGCCAGACACTCCGTCTCCTTTCGTGCTCGCGGCACACG
The sequence above is drawn from the Nitrospira defluvii genome and encodes:
- a CDS encoding PAS domain S-box protein, producing the protein MRTHALPSHETARIRALMRARILDSPPETAFDDLAQLAASLCDAPLAVIAFVDRDRQWFKARVGLEVTQTSRSSGLCSHTIESGEPCVVEDAQGDPRFSSHTLVAADPQVRFYCGVPVVTTDGYAVGTIAVMDRVPRARKETECLALQRLARQAAALLELRMLRGEHPTFGEKPVQDEEMFHLMVGSSRSTGLDFLQELVKTLAHSIGAAYAFCIRPLPGRRAKTVAGYGPDGPLETLEYNLAGTPCEHVLREGFCHYPGAVQASFPQDDLLRQLSIESYMALTLPSPTGEPIGWIAMLARTPLMDPRRAESLLRMAAGRAGSELGRHLAERQLRKSEERFRAAYRNATVGMSIADLSGRIEEVNQRLCTILGYSEEELLSRTFQSLTHPDDLGQNLERIKNLVEGTAEGDVFEKRYIRKDGEIVWAQVGLSVIRDAAGRVRHTLAMVQDITERKRTKEALYLAKYTIDHATEAIYWVGAGAELLDVNDAACDMLGYTKDEFRRMTVHDINPEFQADRWSSFWTDMRRRGRDSFESLHRAKDGRLIPIEVSVMLIQYNQVECHCVFVRDITERKQAEQALAHTQEKLRQALRASGTGLWDWNTETNEVFFSDEWAQQLGYTSQEIAGRFEEWESRLHPDDHDRALAYVQTYRNNPIGPYEQEFRMRRKDGSYCWISARASFVEEPDGRRVRLLGSHTDLTERKLAETALRASEERFHITIEAINEGMWDWNMLTDVVYFSPQWIRLLGYVPEEVTGSAAFFYSILHPDDLPRIREVLQAHLDGRTPLKELEVRLHHKSGEYRWYLDRGKVVARDEQGHPLRMVGTITDITERKRVERERAEALGNLQTIMETVPDVIFVLDLDGRLSKWNLRLETVTGYTRDELLGKPALEMVPSAEAEQTSAAIQRAFEAGYAELEGHLLTKDGRALLYHWNGAPFADLQGRVIGITGVGRDITERKETEALLRSSEERFRLVAQATNDILWDWDLLTGDHWWSPNACEKFGYDPQREPSIDAWSGRLHPEDRGRVLDMVSQAIQTEISTLSAEYRFQLADGTYGYFLDRAHIVRNEAGVAIRMIGAMIDVTGPRRAYASLEEAYRRFQAMSQELHMVESNERRRLSRELHDEVGQLLTSLKFDLTSVKRSVAARSTGAGGRGQERLARALDTTDQLFTRLRQIVRALRPPVLEELGLKAGLEALIADVQVRTRLRCALVFEEPPRRGARLPTLETAFYRIVQELLTNVIRHAHATTVSILVQQSRREWRLTVTDDGVGFDVAGLSPVGGFGLRGIRERVEILAGHVEISSRADVGTTVQVRIPVGSTPDGAAGASVSSASASRRRKPVHE